A stretch of the Chlorobiota bacterium genome encodes the following:
- a CDS encoding outer membrane lipoprotein carrier protein LolA: MIYITILFSLNLLNSIEFKTDVTQFVNKTKQFYSSVNTAEISFEQTSANSDKIRGKMYYSKGNKYNIWYGDKTIICNGVKVWNINSKLSQVIITKAITKRKSILPSDIFTSFPGDYNSEYVSENKGSMIIKCTPQNISKTISDISSAVLHINKKDNTFQRLILNNDSFGEINIKILSSKYNTIINPNKFSYNPSPNVKIIDLTK; this comes from the coding sequence CTTAACTTGTTAAATTCTATAGAGTTTAAAACTGATGTAACTCAATTTGTAAATAAAACCAAACAATTTTATTCTAGTGTTAATACAGCGGAAATTTCTTTTGAACAAACAAGTGCTAATTCTGATAAAATCAGAGGTAAAATGTATTATTCTAAAGGTAATAAATACAACATCTGGTATGGGGATAAAACAATAATCTGCAATGGTGTAAAAGTATGGAATATTAATTCTAAATTAAGTCAAGTAATTATAACAAAGGCAATTACAAAAAGAAAATCTATCTTACCAAGTGATATTTTTACATCATTTCCTGGAGATTACAATTCAGAATATGTTTCCGAAAATAAAGGGTCTATGATAATTAAATGTACACCACAAAATATAAGTAAAACAATTTCTGATATTAGTTCAGCAGTCTTGCATATCAATAAAAAAGATAATACTTTTCAAAGACTAATTTTAAATAATGATTCTTTTGGTGAGATTAATATTAAAATCCTAAGTTCAAAGTATAATACTATTATAAATCCAAATAAATTTTCATATAACCCATCACCTAACGTTAAAATTATTGATTTAACTAAATAG
- a CDS encoding YihY/virulence factor BrkB family protein, with protein MKKVFDLFKNIYSHILDFSNSTTEHHIYMMASGIAFTIITSIVPTILIILFVLGYILDSQTIINQLNIYAKDFFVVGYRQDIIDHIKEQINVIVDNRGIAGFLGIAGLLWTSSALATSIRTGVNTVFNLQNEKHFLIYKLYDICVIMIMGILIYASVLIGPIFKLIFSMNNQLNQWASLNLVSSFVSEVIIIFSSLFVFLSIFRFMPYKRLNNKTLWMSTIFSSILWEVSRIAFEFYVTSFKSFSRVYGVYAIFAASAIWIYFSALVMLFGAELSLIINKNSFLKNNSKSYN; from the coding sequence TTGAAAAAAGTATTTGATTTATTTAAAAATATTTATTCCCATATATTAGATTTCTCAAATTCTACAACTGAACATCACATATATATGATGGCAAGTGGGATTGCTTTTACAATCATTACATCTATAGTACCAACAATTTTAATAATACTTTTTGTGTTAGGGTACATATTGGATTCTCAAACGATTATAAACCAATTAAATATTTATGCAAAAGATTTTTTTGTTGTAGGATATAGACAAGATATTATTGATCATATTAAAGAACAGATTAATGTAATAGTTGATAATAGAGGAATTGCAGGATTTTTAGGAATTGCTGGTTTACTATGGACATCATCAGCATTAGCAACATCTATTAGAACAGGTGTAAACACAGTATTTAATTTACAAAACGAAAAACATTTCCTTATTTACAAACTTTATGATATTTGTGTGATTATGATAATGGGAATTCTAATTTATGCTTCAGTTTTGATAGGTCCAATTTTTAAACTTATTTTTTCAATGAATAATCAACTAAATCAATGGGCTTCCTTAAATTTAGTTAGTTCGTTTGTAAGTGAAGTAATAATAATTTTTAGTTCTTTATTTGTTTTTCTTTCAATTTTTAGATTTATGCCCTATAAAAGATTAAATAATAAAACCCTTTGGATGTCAACAATATTCAGCTCAATTTTATGGGAGGTTTCTAGAATTGCATTTGAATTTTATGTTACTTCATTCAAATCATTTTCTAGAGTTTATGGAGTGTATGCTATTTTTGCAGCCTCTGCAATATGGATATATTTTTCAGCATTAGTTATGTTATTTGGAGCAGAATTATCTTTAATAATCAATAAAAATTCATTCTTAAAAAATAATTCTAAATCATATAATTAA
- a CDS encoding HD domain-containing protein, translating into MKDFSKIKKHVLDKLKKELPMDLYYHGMHHTLSVVDSINIICEHEKITSNELFLLNVGGLYHDIGFVHVYKNHEEEGCKIAKEELPKFGLSDDEVNIVCGLIMATKIPQSPKTHLEQIIADADLEYLGTADYWDVGRTLFDELKIYMDVSNESQWNIIQMNFLKKHQYFTDFCKMYREPKKKEYLEQIIKIVENPD; encoded by the coding sequence ATGAAAGATTTTAGCAAAATTAAAAAACATGTTTTAGACAAACTCAAAAAAGAGTTACCAATGGATTTGTATTATCATGGAATGCACCATACATTATCTGTTGTAGATTCTATTAACATAATTTGTGAACATGAAAAAATTACTTCAAATGAATTATTCCTTCTAAATGTTGGAGGACTTTATCACGATATTGGGTTTGTACATGTTTACAAAAATCATGAAGAAGAGGGTTGCAAAATAGCTAAGGAAGAGCTCCCAAAGTTTGGTTTATCTGATGATGAGGTTAATATTGTTTGTGGTTTGATAATGGCTACTAAAATTCCACAAAGTCCAAAAACTCATTTAGAACAAATTATTGCTGATGCAGATTTAGAATATTTAGGTACTGCAGATTATTGGGATGTTGGAAGAACTCTTTTTGATGAATTAAAAATTTACATGGATGTTTCAAATGAATCTCAGTGGAACATTATTCAAATGAATTTTTTAAAAAAACATCAATATTTTACTGATTTTTGTAAGATGTATAGAGAGCCAAAGAAAAAAGAATATTTAGAACAAATAATTAAGATTGTTGAAAATCCTGATTAA
- a CDS encoding cyclic nucleotide-binding domain-containing protein, translated as MHKKESDSSERLLQIEKILTLKSLDIFSETPTNVLVEVSEILEELELEANSLIFNEGEIGQCMYVIFKGEVKIHKGGVVVAILKEKDLFGEMSLLDTEARSASATTITDTLLLKLDQEDLFELMDTRVEVAKGIIKMLSKRLRNANEKVKSN; from the coding sequence ATGCATAAAAAAGAAAGCGATTCAAGTGAGAGATTATTACAAATTGAAAAAATTCTAACTTTAAAATCATTAGACATTTTTTCTGAAACTCCAACAAATGTTTTAGTGGAGGTGAGTGAAATTTTAGAAGAACTAGAATTGGAAGCTAATAGCTTAATCTTTAATGAAGGTGAAATTGGTCAATGTATGTATGTAATTTTCAAAGGAGAAGTTAAAATACATAAGGGTGGAGTTGTTGTTGCTATTCTTAAAGAAAAAGATCTTTTTGGTGAAATGTCTTTGTTAGATACTGAAGCTAGAAGTGCTAGCGCAACAACAATAACAGATACACTCTTATTGAAATTAGATCAAGAAGATTTATTTGAATTAATGGATACAAGGGTGGAAGTTGCAAAGGGTATTATAAAAATGCTTAGCAAAAGATTAAGAAATGCTAATGAAAAAGTTAAATCGAATTAA
- a CDS encoding HEAT repeat domain-containing protein, whose product MKKRILQLLNIHDDEVFLVSRFFLLQLLQGIGVAVFNTIALTLFLNRFQPSLLSNVYVVSGALLLVIGYFYTKIEHKLPVKKTAPGVILFMGFSILLLRFFLIYDQSPWVIFFMFCWYYAIYLLNNLEFWGVAALTFDIRQSKRLFGIIGAGDIPAKLIGYSVVPILLHYVSTENALYVSSFFILSSFFVCRNLDKAGKLDIEVKHVHHNKIKLEHGTTDLLGSFSLSDFFVNKLIKYLSILSFIIITIVTLINFGFYVEVKHHSHTDIELAGFISKFFALGRLLALLIRLVLTGRVMNRIGLKFSLLISPIILILILGYILINSLLSNNNSITSTLYLFGLAAVLSEMLKTSIQDPVFLSMMQPLSLQLRLKSHAVVKGVVDPFALVFSGIISFLFVHFTKGTSDEGLNIIALSGLIVVFIIVWILIIFLIENEYVRTLVKAISKRYSFGSELDITNERTKSVFLEKVKFGDQSEAMHTLNIVGKRFTPELSEIVLAGLENKNEIVIRESIALITHLKLINAVPLINKMINDESYLFILPDLIKSICLLTPENVDESEIYVNSDNIELSKSAIIGLMSSGGISAIVVAGQKLIEMINSPYTIIRKTAAEIIGDLKTNSFYKPILKLLNDEEFIVVKESIIACGKIKNKYLIEKVVKLFKDIKYEKICIDALINGGDNSVVEIKKILYINTLTQNQNQKLIYILGNINSSLSIKVLLEHLKFDKVNRYTILQALHITDFRVKEDNKLFFNDLIQESLNVATKITNMINFLSQTDGMHHLLDALVYELEKLREVLLLILSFIYDSNKIKKVRTAFHYNKKDTIANALEVFEIEVDKDISLRFIELFEPNDMKIKSLKFNDKSNSSYTENDIFQIIIYDEIYFFDRWTKAACTYSLNEYHGNNKNEYIDFLTLSSDNLIKETAMSIA is encoded by the coding sequence ATGAAAAAAAGAATTTTACAATTGTTAAATATTCATGATGATGAGGTATTCCTTGTATCAAGATTTTTCTTACTTCAATTGTTACAAGGAATAGGAGTAGCTGTTTTTAATACAATCGCTTTAACATTATTTCTTAATAGATTTCAACCATCATTACTTTCAAATGTTTATGTAGTTTCAGGTGCTTTGTTGCTTGTTATAGGATATTTTTATACTAAAATAGAACATAAATTGCCAGTTAAGAAAACTGCTCCAGGGGTAATTCTCTTTATGGGATTTAGTATTTTGCTTTTAAGATTCTTTTTAATTTATGACCAATCTCCCTGGGTCATTTTTTTTATGTTCTGTTGGTATTATGCAATTTACCTTTTAAATAATTTAGAATTTTGGGGAGTTGCAGCATTGACTTTTGATATAAGGCAAAGTAAAAGATTGTTTGGTATTATTGGTGCAGGAGATATTCCTGCAAAATTAATTGGGTATTCTGTAGTTCCAATATTATTGCATTATGTTTCAACAGAAAATGCATTATATGTATCATCATTTTTCATTTTGTCTTCTTTTTTTGTTTGCAGAAATTTAGATAAAGCTGGTAAGTTAGACATTGAAGTAAAACATGTACATCATAATAAAATTAAATTGGAACATGGTACCACTGATTTATTAGGGTCATTTTCATTATCAGATTTTTTTGTCAATAAACTAATAAAATACTTATCAATTTTATCATTTATAATTATAACAATTGTTACATTAATAAATTTTGGTTTTTATGTTGAAGTAAAACATCATTCTCACACAGATATTGAACTTGCTGGATTTATAAGTAAATTTTTTGCACTTGGTAGGCTTTTAGCATTATTAATAAGATTAGTTCTAACTGGTAGAGTAATGAACAGAATTGGTTTAAAATTCTCATTATTAATATCTCCAATTATTCTAATATTAATTTTAGGATACATTTTAATAAACTCATTATTAAGTAATAACAATTCAATTACTTCAACTTTATATTTGTTTGGATTAGCAGCTGTTTTATCTGAAATGCTTAAAACATCTATACAAGATCCAGTTTTTTTGTCAATGATGCAGCCACTTTCTTTGCAACTAAGACTTAAAAGTCATGCTGTTGTTAAAGGTGTTGTAGATCCTTTTGCTTTAGTATTTAGTGGTATAATTTCTTTTCTATTCGTTCATTTTACAAAAGGAACAAGCGATGAAGGACTTAATATAATTGCCTTAAGTGGTTTAATAGTTGTATTTATTATTGTATGGATTCTGATAATATTTTTAATTGAAAATGAATATGTTAGAACTTTAGTTAAAGCAATTAGCAAACGATATTCCTTTGGATCAGAACTAGATATTACTAATGAGAGAACAAAATCAGTTTTTTTAGAAAAAGTAAAATTTGGTGATCAATCTGAAGCTATGCATACTTTAAACATAGTAGGCAAAAGGTTCACACCAGAATTATCTGAGATTGTTCTTGCTGGGTTAGAAAATAAAAATGAAATTGTTATTAGAGAAAGTATTGCTTTGATAACTCATTTAAAATTAATTAATGCTGTTCCTTTAATTAATAAAATGATAAATGATGAATCATATTTATTTATACTCCCAGATTTAATAAAGTCGATTTGTTTGCTTACACCTGAAAATGTTGATGAATCAGAAATTTATGTGAATTCTGATAATATAGAATTATCAAAATCTGCTATTATCGGTTTGATGAGTAGTGGTGGAATATCTGCAATTGTAGTTGCTGGACAAAAATTAATTGAAATGATAAATTCACCTTATACTATAATAAGAAAAACTGCAGCTGAAATTATAGGAGATTTAAAAACAAATTCATTTTACAAACCAATTTTAAAACTTTTAAATGATGAAGAATTTATAGTTGTGAAAGAAAGTATAATTGCATGTGGTAAAATTAAAAACAAGTATTTAATTGAAAAAGTAGTTAAATTATTTAAAGATATTAAATATGAAAAAATATGTATCGATGCATTGATTAATGGAGGTGATAATTCTGTTGTTGAAATTAAAAAGATATTATATATAAATACATTAACTCAGAATCAAAACCAAAAATTAATTTACATTCTTGGGAATATTAATTCAAGTTTATCTATTAAGGTATTATTAGAACATTTAAAATTTGATAAAGTAAATAGATATACTATTTTACAAGCTCTCCATATAACTGATTTTAGAGTTAAAGAAGATAATAAATTATTTTTTAATGATTTAATTCAAGAGTCTTTAAATGTTGCTACTAAAATTACTAATATGATAAATTTCCTTTCTCAAACTGATGGAATGCATCATCTGTTAGACGCATTGGTATATGAATTAGAAAAATTAAGAGAAGTATTATTATTAATACTATCATTCATTTATGATTCTAATAAAATAAAAAAAGTTAGAACTGCTTTTCATTACAATAAAAAGGATACAATTGCAAATGCATTAGAAGTTTTTGAAATTGAAGTTGATAAAGATATTTCTCTAAGATTTATTGAATTATTTGAACCTAATGATATGAAAATTAAAAGTTTGAAATTTAATGATAAATCAAATTCATCATATACAGAAAATGATATATTCCAAATCATAATTTATGATGAAATATATTTTTTTGATAGATGGACTAAAGCAGCATGTACTTATTCTCTAAACGAATATCATGGGAATAATAAAAATGAGTATATAGATTTCTTAACTTTAAGTAGTGATAATTTAATTAAAGAGACTGCAATGAGTATTGCCTAA
- the rsmG gene encoding 16S rRNA (guanine(527)-N(7))-methyltransferase RsmG gives MDSIEFWSVCASNGLPLSQEQMASFERYANDLLYWNEKVNLISRRDTEQIWLRHLLHSLTPILMKFIPDVKSKILDIGSGGGLPGIPLKIAYPKIEMILLDSIAKKVQTTSMLASHITKFGLKSIRNRAEEMPNDPNSKIKFDFVVSRAVAPLVDLMKWSKPILKPDSPIVTLKGGDLTNEILQAQTKFPLAKIEVFDIEIEGTDWFLTEEKKIVKVNF, from the coding sequence ATGGATTCAATCGAATTTTGGTCCGTTTGTGCAAGCAACGGTTTACCACTCTCACAAGAACAAATGGCCTCTTTTGAAAGATATGCCAATGATTTGTTGTATTGGAATGAAAAAGTGAATTTAATATCTCGTAGGGATACAGAGCAAATTTGGTTAAGGCATTTATTACATTCTCTTACCCCAATATTAATGAAGTTTATTCCTGATGTAAAATCTAAAATTTTAGATATTGGATCTGGAGGAGGTCTACCTGGTATTCCATTAAAAATTGCATATCCAAAAATTGAAATGATTCTATTAGATTCAATTGCTAAAAAAGTGCAAACAACTAGTATGTTAGCTTCTCATATTACTAAATTTGGATTGAAATCTATAAGAAATCGAGCTGAAGAAATGCCAAATGATCCTAATTCAAAAATTAAATTCGACTTTGTTGTTTCTAGAGCAGTTGCCCCTTTGGTCGATTTAATGAAATGGAGCAAGCCTATTTTGAAACCCGATTCTCCAATTGTAACACTTAAAGGTGGAGATTTAACAAATGAGATTCTTCAAGCTCAAACTAAATTCCCATTAGCTAAAATTGAAGTGTTTGATATAGAGATAGAAGGGACTGATTGGTTTCTTACTGAAGAGAAAAAAATTGTAAAGGTGAATTTTTAA
- the tatC gene encoding twin-arginine translocase subunit TatC — MENENILDSDGKLDSELTNEMGFFDHLEELRGKIIKSLFALILCSTICGVFYRFIIEKILLGPANNVTPPIKMQNFEPMGQITMAIQVVMFSGLILSIPFIIWQFWQFVKPGLYKREQKYIGAIAIATIFCFLLGVVFAYFLLIPTSLEFTSKIEFGTIENRFSISSYFSFVLGFLLACGVVFEMPVISYALSRLGIVTPPFLRHYWRHAVVVILIVSAIITPTPDPINCLFLAIPLYGLYEISILVSKLALKSRTISNVNSDLE, encoded by the coding sequence TTGGAAAACGAAAATATTTTAGATTCAGATGGAAAACTTGATTCTGAATTAACAAATGAGATGGGATTCTTTGATCATCTTGAAGAGCTAAGAGGTAAAATAATTAAATCTCTATTTGCATTGATCTTGTGTTCAACTATCTGCGGTGTGTTTTATAGGTTTATCATTGAAAAAATATTATTAGGTCCTGCAAATAATGTAACACCACCGATAAAAATGCAAAACTTTGAGCCAATGGGGCAAATTACAATGGCAATTCAAGTTGTAATGTTTAGTGGATTAATATTATCTATACCATTTATTATTTGGCAGTTCTGGCAATTTGTTAAACCTGGATTGTATAAAAGAGAACAAAAATATATAGGTGCAATTGCAATTGCTACTATATTTTGTTTTTTATTAGGAGTTGTTTTTGCTTACTTCCTATTGATTCCAACTTCACTTGAATTTACTAGCAAAATTGAATTTGGAACAATTGAAAATAGGTTCTCGATATCTTCATATTTTAGTTTTGTATTAGGGTTTTTATTAGCTTGTGGAGTAGTATTTGAAATGCCAGTTATAAGTTATGCTTTATCTCGTTTAGGAATTGTTACTCCCCCTTTTTTAAGACATTACTGGAGGCATGCTGTTGTTGTTATTTTAATTGTATCTGCAATAATTACACCTACTCCAGATCCTATCAACTGCTTATTTTTAGCTATCCCACTTTATGGGCTTTATGAGATTAGTATTTTAGTTTCAAAATTAGCATTAAAGAGTAGAACTATTTCAAATGTTAATTCAGATTTGGAATGA
- a CDS encoding polyprenyl synthetase family protein, whose amino-acid sequence MPLKEISKPIEIYLKEFDKFYKNSLRSKVFLLDVVIKYILRQKGKKIRPLLVLLSAEACGGVNRRSYIAASMIELLHTATLVHDDVVDEADERRGFPSINSVWKNKISVLAGDYILSQGLIIANENDEFGFLKATSRAVKRMSEGELFQIYKSKSLNIKEEEYFRIISDKTASLISVCCEIGALSSSNDENIQIAMRDFGEYVGIIFQIKDDLFDYTSTHKKIGKPIGNDILEKKLTLPVIYALSKATKTESKSIIKLIRSLKLNDDSNEEKTKIVTEFVNKFGGVDYSIKIANEYRLKALNALSILPDNQSKNSLILFVDFALNRDS is encoded by the coding sequence ATGCCACTCAAAGAAATATCAAAACCAATAGAAATTTACTTAAAAGAATTTGACAAATTTTACAAGAATTCGTTACGTTCAAAAGTATTTTTATTAGATGTTGTTATAAAATATATTTTAAGACAAAAAGGTAAAAAGATAAGACCATTATTGGTACTTTTATCAGCTGAAGCTTGCGGAGGTGTAAACAGAAGATCCTACATAGCAGCTTCAATGATTGAACTTCTTCATACAGCCACTTTAGTACATGATGATGTTGTAGATGAAGCAGACGAAAGACGTGGGTTCCCATCCATTAATTCTGTTTGGAAAAATAAAATTTCAGTTCTTGCAGGTGATTACATTCTTAGTCAAGGATTAATAATAGCAAACGAAAATGATGAATTCGGATTTTTAAAAGCTACTTCTAGAGCCGTAAAAAGGATGAGTGAAGGTGAACTTTTCCAGATTTATAAATCTAAAAGTTTGAATATTAAAGAAGAAGAATACTTCAGAATTATCTCAGATAAAACTGCTTCATTAATCTCAGTCTGTTGTGAAATTGGTGCTCTAAGTTCATCTAATGATGAAAATATTCAAATTGCAATGAGAGATTTTGGAGAGTATGTTGGAATTATTTTTCAAATTAAAGATGATTTATTTGATTATACTTCTACTCATAAAAAAATTGGGAAACCAATAGGTAATGATATTCTAGAAAAAAAATTAACATTGCCAGTAATTTATGCATTAAGTAAAGCAACTAAAACTGAATCAAAATCAATTATCAAACTTATTAGATCCTTGAAGTTAAATGATGATTCAAATGAAGAAAAAACTAAGATTGTTACTGAATTTGTAAATAAATTTGGAGGAGTAGATTATTCAATTAAAATTGCTAATGAATATAGGCTAAAAGCTTTAAATGCTTTAAGTATATTACCAGATAACCAATCTAAAAATTCTTTAATTTTATTTGTTGATTTTGCTTTAAACAGAGATAGTTAA
- a CDS encoding fatty acid desaturase: MLLRYAADRRSIAFMIITTTIFIIQWYLTDINYLLYSISLFFSVAVAIMAHNHNHLPMWKKKYLNVITDYWLTLFYGFPAFGWIPTHNKNHHFYNNKSGDYTITYRCSEKNNMATLMSYPSISSFHQQKPIADYLKMLFKTNRTDFYGAIFQYVALGVLYILAFYFNWHKAIILILIPHQFSLISILIFNYVQHVHADEESDINHSRNFVGPMLNAFLFNNGFHTVHHDRAGTHWSLTPDLHKKVADKIDPVLNQKSFWGYMIRAYVLGIFSKNFKTDSMRLRRLNINQS, encoded by the coding sequence ATGCTTCTAAGATATGCTGCTGATCGGAGATCTATTGCTTTTATGATTATTACAACTACAATTTTTATAATCCAATGGTATTTAACCGATATCAATTATTTATTATATTCAATTAGCCTTTTCTTTTCTGTTGCTGTAGCAATTATGGCTCATAATCATAATCATTTACCTATGTGGAAAAAGAAATATTTGAATGTAATAACCGATTATTGGTTAACATTATTTTATGGTTTTCCTGCTTTTGGATGGATACCTACTCATAATAAAAATCATCATTTCTATAATAATAAATCAGGTGATTACACTATAACATATCGTTGTAGTGAAAAAAATAATATGGCAACACTTATGAGTTATCCTTCTATAAGTAGTTTTCATCAACAAAAGCCAATTGCAGATTATTTAAAGATGTTATTCAAAACTAATAGAACAGATTTCTATGGTGCTATTTTTCAATATGTTGCTTTAGGTGTTTTGTATATTCTTGCTTTTTATTTTAATTGGCACAAAGCAATAATTCTGATTTTAATTCCTCATCAGTTTTCTTTAATTAGCATTTTAATTTTTAATTATGTTCAGCATGTGCATGCAGATGAAGAATCTGATATTAACCATTCAAGGAATTTTGTTGGACCAATGTTAAATGCATTTTTATTTAATAATGGATTTCATACCGTACATCATGATAGAGCCGGAACTCATTGGAGTTTAACTCCAGATCTTCATAAAAAAGTAGCTGATAAAATTGACCCAGTTTTAAACCAAAAAAGCTTTTGGGGTTATATGATTAGAGCCTATGTTTTAGGTATTTTTTCCAAAAATTTTAAAACTGATTCAATGAGGTTAAGAAGATTAAATATAAATCAATCTTAA
- a CDS encoding CinA family nicotinamide mononucleotide deamidase-related protein codes for MKAAILSIGDELLIGQVSNTNATWLGIELTKLGYIISEVRTIGDNFSLAYDTISLLSKSNDLIIITGGLGPTHDDITKFVICDLLNKCKLKIFHSQLDFIKKRLSERGHLINERNENQALIPENSTGLFNNYGTAAGIKFVLNQASIYSLPGVPVEMKGIFQDCIINDIKLKNISNNQQTFVAVGIPESILADYLIACEELVNEFVSLAYLPNYSMIRLRVMRKNDSKDSINRYNKIIEVINDKAKEYIIWDFDEKLEVILGKKLIKKSLTISTVESCTGGLLGSAITSVAGSSEYYIGGIIAYSNEIKCKELNVPIDILENFGAVSKETAEILAYEQRLKFKTDLSISITGIAGPAGGSLEKPVGTVYIGISTKFKTFSKLISMGLGRDSVRQKTVITALIMLIKEIDLIDLI; via the coding sequence ATGAAAGCAGCTATTTTATCTATAGGTGATGAACTTTTAATTGGGCAAGTTTCAAATACAAATGCTACCTGGTTAGGAATTGAGTTAACAAAATTAGGTTACATTATTTCTGAAGTAAGAACTATTGGAGATAATTTCTCACTTGCTTATGATACAATATCACTCCTTTCAAAATCAAATGATTTAATTATAATTACCGGTGGTTTGGGTCCTACTCACGACGATATAACCAAATTTGTAATTTGTGATCTCCTTAATAAATGCAAATTGAAAATTTTTCATTCTCAATTAGATTTTATAAAAAAAAGATTATCTGAAAGAGGTCATTTAATAAACGAAAGAAATGAAAATCAAGCCCTAATTCCAGAAAATTCAACTGGATTATTTAATAATTATGGAACTGCTGCCGGAATTAAGTTTGTTTTAAACCAAGCAAGCATTTATTCTCTTCCAGGGGTTCCAGTTGAAATGAAAGGAATTTTTCAAGATTGTATCATTAATGATATTAAACTTAAAAATATTTCAAATAATCAACAAACTTTTGTTGCTGTTGGCATTCCAGAATCTATACTTGCTGATTATTTAATTGCATGTGAAGAATTAGTTAATGAATTTGTTTCTTTAGCTTACCTACCTAATTATTCTATGATTAGACTTAGAGTTATGAGGAAAAATGATTCTAAAGATTCTATCAATAGGTATAATAAAATAATTGAAGTAATTAATGATAAAGCCAAAGAATATATTATTTGGGATTTTGATGAGAAATTAGAAGTCATACTTGGAAAAAAATTAATTAAAAAGTCATTAACTATTTCTACTGTAGAATCTTGTACTGGAGGACTATTAGGATCTGCAATAACGTCTGTTGCTGGTTCTAGCGAATATTATATAGGAGGAATAATTGCATATTCAAATGAAATTAAATGCAAAGAATTGAATGTTCCAATTGATATATTGGAAAATTTTGGAGCAGTTAGTAAAGAAACAGCAGAGATACTTGCTTATGAACAAAGACTTAAATTTAAAACTGATTTATCAATTTCAATAACTGGGATTGCTGGTCCAGCAGGTGGCTCTTTAGAAAAACCAGTTGGCACAGTTTATATTGGAATATCAACAAAATTTAAAACATTTTCAAAATTAATTTCTATGGGATTAGGTCGTGATTCTGTTAGACAAAAAACAGTTATTACTGCACTAATAATGTTAATAAAAGAAATTGATTTGATTGATTTAATCTAA